From Micromonospora rhizosphaerae, the proteins below share one genomic window:
- a CDS encoding MFS transporter, with translation MTAPAPALRTGTAAGRGTLLAATLASGMVFLDATVVNVALPRLGAELRATVAGLQWTINGYLLMLAAFVLLGGALGDRFGRRRVFLLGVVWFAGASLLCGLAQGTGWLIAARFLQGAGGALLTPGSLSVLQASFHPDDRGKAIGIWAGLSGVSTALGPLLGGWLIDTLSWRWIFFINLPLAVAVVLAALRWVPESRDEAASRGGGRRFDVTGALLGALGLGGVTYALIDAPARGVRSLPVLLALLVGVVAAVAFVLVERRRGDAAMLPTGLFTSRLFSALNVFTVVVYAALGGFTFFLAVYLQNVVGWSAMLTGLATVPMTVLLAAGSSRAGALSARIGPRLPLTVGPVVAAVGLLLLRRVGPGASYWVDVLPGVVLFGAGLTLVVAPLTASVLAAVADRYAGVASGFNNAASRAGGLLAVAALPLLVGLSGSGYEQKAQLTDAFRGAMLWCAGLLLAGAAMAALLIHRPEREAPPAQPCPSLPASTPPERRR, from the coding sequence ATGACCGCACCCGCTCCCGCGCTCCGGACGGGCACCGCCGCCGGGCGGGGCACGCTGCTGGCCGCCACCCTCGCCTCCGGCATGGTCTTCCTGGACGCCACCGTGGTCAACGTGGCGCTGCCCCGGCTCGGCGCCGAACTCCGCGCAACGGTCGCCGGTCTGCAGTGGACCATCAACGGCTACCTGCTCATGCTGGCCGCGTTCGTGTTGCTCGGCGGGGCGCTCGGCGACCGGTTCGGCCGACGACGGGTCTTCCTGCTCGGCGTGGTGTGGTTCGCCGGCGCCTCGCTGCTGTGCGGGCTGGCCCAGGGGACCGGCTGGCTGATCGCGGCCCGCTTTCTCCAGGGCGCCGGCGGGGCGCTGCTCACCCCGGGCTCGCTCTCCGTGCTGCAGGCCAGCTTCCATCCGGACGACCGGGGGAAGGCGATCGGCATCTGGGCCGGGCTCTCCGGCGTCTCCACCGCCCTCGGTCCGCTCCTCGGCGGCTGGCTGATCGACACGCTCTCCTGGCGGTGGATCTTCTTCATCAACCTGCCGTTGGCCGTGGCGGTGGTGCTCGCTGCGCTGCGCTGGGTGCCGGAAAGCCGGGACGAGGCGGCGTCGCGTGGCGGGGGCCGGCGGTTCGACGTGACCGGCGCGCTGCTCGGCGCGCTCGGCCTCGGCGGCGTGACGTACGCGCTGATCGACGCCCCGGCCCGCGGCGTCCGCTCCCTCCCGGTGCTGCTGGCGCTGCTGGTCGGGGTGGTCGCGGCGGTGGCCTTCGTACTGGTCGAACGGCGCCGCGGGGACGCCGCGATGCTGCCCACCGGACTCTTCACCAGCCGGCTCTTCTCCGCGCTCAACGTCTTCACCGTGGTGGTGTACGCGGCCCTCGGTGGTTTCACCTTCTTCCTGGCCGTCTACCTGCAGAACGTGGTCGGCTGGTCGGCGATGCTCACCGGCCTGGCCACCGTACCGATGACGGTGCTGCTGGCGGCCGGCTCGTCCCGGGCCGGCGCGCTCTCGGCGCGGATTGGTCCGCGGCTGCCGCTCACCGTCGGCCCGGTGGTCGCGGCGGTCGGCCTGCTGCTGCTGCGCCGGGTCGGGCCGGGCGCGTCGTACTGGGTGGACGTGCTGCCCGGGGTGGTCCTGTTCGGGGCAGGGCTCACCCTGGTGGTGGCGCCGCTGACCGCCTCCGTGCTGGCCGCGGTGGCCGACCGGTACGCCGGCGTGGCGAGCGGCTTCAACAACGCGGCCTCCCGGGCGGGGGGTCTGCTGGCGGTGGCCGCGCTGCCGCTGCTGGTCGGCCTCTCCGGTAGCGGCTACGAGCAGAAGGCCCAGCTGACGGACGCCTTCCGTGGCGCGATGCTCTGGTGCGCCGGACTGCTGCTGGCCGGCGCGGCGATGGCCGCGCTGCTGATCCACCGACCGGAGCGGGAGGCGCCGCCCGCGCAGCCCTGCCCGTCGCTGCCCGCCTCGACCCCGCCCGAGCGGCGCCGCTGA
- a CDS encoding HNH endonuclease family protein, with protein MRTRSGARAATAAALAAAIALGAAGCVPVDEAEPEPSSSGTVTQQLGELTVAAAGSMKGYSRARFPHWRDTGKNCDVRDSVLQRDGESIKLSGCNVVAGRWESPYDGLVFTDPADVDIDHVVPLANAWRSGADEWDDSKRGDFANDLTRPQLVAVSMRSNRAKGDQDPSQWKPANRSYWCQYAADWVTVKHYWRLTVTSAEKAALTEMLEGCTWANKP; from the coding sequence GTGCGTACCAGATCAGGAGCCCGCGCCGCGACGGCGGCCGCGCTCGCCGCGGCGATCGCCCTCGGCGCGGCCGGCTGCGTGCCGGTCGACGAGGCGGAGCCGGAGCCGAGCAGCAGCGGCACCGTCACCCAGCAGCTCGGCGAACTGACCGTCGCCGCCGCCGGCTCGATGAAGGGCTACAGCCGGGCGCGGTTCCCGCACTGGCGGGACACCGGCAAGAACTGCGACGTCCGCGACAGCGTGCTCCAGCGGGACGGGGAGAGCATCAAGCTCTCCGGTTGCAACGTGGTGGCCGGGCGCTGGGAGAGCCCCTACGACGGTCTCGTCTTCACCGATCCGGCCGACGTGGACATCGACCACGTGGTGCCGCTGGCCAACGCGTGGCGCTCGGGCGCGGACGAGTGGGACGACTCGAAGCGCGGCGACTTCGCCAACGATCTGACCCGGCCGCAGCTCGTCGCGGTTTCCATGCGCTCCAACCGGGCAAAGGGTGATCAGGACCCGTCCCAGTGGAAGCCGGCGAACCGGTCGTACTGGTGCCAGTACGCGGCAGACTGGGTGACGGTCAAGCACTACTGGCGGCTGACGGTGACCAGTGCCGAGAAGGCCGCCCTCACCGAGATGTTGGAGGGCTGCACATGGGCGAACAAACCGTGA
- a CDS encoding ABC transporter ATP-binding protein — protein sequence MTERTGPLVELRDVKVHFPIKSGLLFDRTVGYVYAVDGVSLSINKGETYGLVGESGCGKSTLGRGLLRLVEPTAGEIVFDGTDIRSLKGESMRRARRRMQMIFQDPLSSLDPRQSVESLLVEGLKAHGLADDKAATSRRLRETLDAVGLPASALSKYPHEFSGGQRQRIGIARALVLDPDLIVADEPVSALDVSIQAQVLNLMEDLQNELGLTYLIIAHDLAVVRHIADTVGVMYLGGLVEEASSDDLYREPMHPYTKALMSAVPVPDPLVEDRRERILLAGDLPSPTNPPAGCRFHTRCPWAQPTRCADERPALREVLSGHRVACHYAEDIAAGRIRPHEVEPELVRPDEGAASGDTGELIPTP from the coding sequence GTGACCGAGCGGACCGGACCACTGGTCGAACTGCGCGACGTCAAGGTCCACTTCCCGATCAAGAGCGGTCTGCTCTTCGACCGTACGGTCGGCTACGTCTACGCCGTCGACGGTGTCTCACTGTCGATCAACAAGGGCGAGACGTACGGGCTGGTGGGCGAGTCGGGCTGCGGCAAGTCCACGCTGGGCCGGGGCCTGCTGCGCCTGGTCGAGCCGACCGCCGGTGAGATCGTCTTCGACGGCACCGACATCCGCTCGCTCAAGGGCGAGTCGATGCGCCGGGCCCGCCGTCGGATGCAGATGATCTTCCAGGACCCGCTGTCCAGCCTCGACCCCCGGCAGTCGGTGGAGTCGCTGCTGGTCGAGGGGCTCAAGGCGCACGGCCTGGCCGACGACAAGGCGGCCACCAGCCGGCGGCTGCGGGAGACCCTCGACGCGGTCGGCCTGCCCGCCTCGGCGCTGAGCAAGTACCCGCACGAGTTCTCCGGCGGCCAGCGGCAGCGCATCGGCATCGCCCGGGCGCTGGTGCTCGACCCGGACCTGATCGTCGCCGACGAGCCGGTGTCCGCCCTGGACGTGTCGATCCAGGCGCAGGTGCTCAACCTGATGGAGGACCTGCAGAACGAGCTCGGCCTGACGTACCTGATCATCGCCCACGACCTGGCGGTGGTCCGGCACATCGCCGACACCGTCGGGGTGATGTACCTGGGCGGCCTGGTGGAGGAGGCGTCCAGCGACGACCTCTACCGCGAGCCGATGCATCCGTACACCAAGGCGCTGATGTCGGCGGTGCCGGTGCCGGACCCGCTGGTGGAGGACCGCCGAGAGCGGATCCTGCTCGCCGGCGACCTGCCCTCGCCGACGAACCCGCCGGCCGGGTGCCGGTTCCACACCCGCTGCCCGTGGGCGCAGCCGACCCGCTGCGCGGACGAGCGGCCGGCGCTGCGCGAGGTGCTCAGCGGGCACCGGGTGGCCTGCCACTACGCGGAGGACATCGCGGCCGGGCGGATCCGCCCGCACGAGGTCGAGCCGGAACTGGTCCGGCCGGACGAGGGCGCGGCCTCGGGTGACACCGGTGAGCTGATCCCCACGCCGTGA
- a CDS encoding ABC transporter ATP-binding protein, which yields MSLLDVRDLSVVFQRRGERPFTAVDKVSFSVEPGQTVGLVGESGCGKSVTSLAIMGLLPKRGNKVTGEVLFDGADLLKLRPDDMRDRRGRDIGMIFQDPLSSLNPVVPIGTQVAEVLERHRGMDRKVALKEARELLDAVGIPDPNRRLKEYPHQISGGMRQRALIAIALACKPRLLIADEPTTALDVTIQAQILTLLKQLVDETGTALVMITHDLGVVAGLCDTVNVLYGGKVVERAHRHELFARPRHPYTHGLLNSVPRLDSPRGERLHAIRGSVADNIPWVEGCAFAPRCGNVVDACLEGTPPLEPTATGGDLRCNNPVSEEVAVP from the coding sequence ATGAGCCTGCTCGACGTACGCGACCTGAGCGTGGTGTTCCAGCGCCGCGGTGAGCGGCCGTTCACCGCGGTCGACAAGGTCAGCTTCAGCGTGGAGCCGGGGCAGACCGTGGGCCTGGTCGGCGAGTCCGGCTGCGGCAAGAGCGTGACCAGCCTGGCGATCATGGGCCTGCTGCCCAAGCGCGGCAACAAGGTCACCGGCGAGGTGCTCTTCGACGGCGCCGACCTGCTCAAGCTGAGGCCCGACGACATGCGTGACCGGCGCGGCCGGGACATCGGCATGATCTTCCAGGACCCGCTCTCCTCGCTGAACCCGGTGGTCCCCATCGGAACCCAGGTGGCTGAGGTGCTGGAGCGGCACCGGGGCATGGACCGGAAGGTGGCGCTGAAGGAGGCCCGGGAACTGCTCGACGCGGTCGGCATTCCCGACCCGAACCGGCGGCTGAAGGAGTACCCGCACCAGATCTCCGGCGGCATGCGGCAGCGCGCGTTGATCGCCATCGCGCTGGCGTGCAAGCCGCGTCTGCTCATCGCCGACGAGCCGACCACCGCCCTGGACGTGACCATCCAGGCGCAGATCCTCACCCTGCTCAAGCAGCTCGTCGACGAGACCGGCACCGCGCTGGTCATGATCACCCACGACCTGGGCGTGGTGGCCGGCCTCTGCGACACGGTCAACGTGCTCTACGGCGGCAAGGTGGTGGAGCGGGCGCACCGGCACGAGCTGTTCGCCCGGCCGCGGCACCCGTACACCCACGGGCTGCTCAACTCGGTGCCGCGGCTGGACTCGCCGCGGGGCGAGCGGCTGCACGCCATCCGGGGCTCGGTGGCCGACAACATCCCGTGGGTCGAGGGGTGCGCGTTCGCGCCCCGCTGCGGCAACGTGGTGGACGCCTGCCTGGAGGGCACGCCGCCGCTCGAACCCACCGCGACCGGCGGCGACCTGCGCTGCAACAACCCCGTTTCCGAGGAGGTGGCGGTGCCGTGA
- a CDS encoding ABC transporter permease translates to MSDPITRPGVAAPRDGADKHGGDQRRDGTSERSIGLLGDRKKARLDELARATADKGGVSLARDAFRRLRRNPVAIVGASIVGLFILVAILAPLLAPHDPAQRFDELTRNLTVDNIPGASGEFPLGSDPLGRDFLSRLIYGSRQTLFVGVVATLIGLGLGVLIGAIAGAFGGWVDNILMRFTDVMLALPALLLAISLVAMASRSSQWTVIFAVAVVNVPIFARLLRGSMLAQRESDHVLAARALGVKGRSIVLRHMLPNAMTAVIVQATLTLSTAILEAASLSFLGLGDPDINRAEWGLMLGVDGQRYFEVRPELAYYPAVAIIIVALGFTLLGEAMREALDPKNRR, encoded by the coding sequence ATGAGTGACCCGATCACCCGGCCCGGCGTGGCCGCGCCCCGCGACGGCGCCGACAAGCACGGCGGCGACCAGCGACGCGACGGCACGAGCGAGCGCAGCATCGGACTGCTCGGCGACCGGAAGAAGGCGCGACTGGACGAACTGGCCCGCGCGACCGCCGACAAGGGCGGCGTGAGCCTCGCCCGGGACGCGTTCCGTCGGCTGCGGCGCAACCCGGTGGCCATCGTCGGCGCGTCCATCGTCGGCCTCTTCATCCTGGTGGCGATCCTCGCGCCGCTGCTCGCGCCGCATGACCCGGCGCAGCGCTTCGACGAGCTCACCAGGAACCTCACCGTCGACAACATTCCCGGGGCCAGCGGCGAGTTTCCCCTCGGGTCCGACCCGCTGGGAAGGGACTTCCTCTCCCGCCTGATCTACGGCAGTCGGCAGACCCTCTTCGTCGGCGTGGTGGCCACCCTGATCGGGTTGGGCCTGGGCGTGCTGATCGGCGCGATCGCCGGCGCCTTCGGCGGCTGGGTCGACAACATCCTGATGCGCTTCACCGACGTGATGCTGGCCCTGCCGGCCCTGCTGCTGGCGATCAGCCTGGTGGCAATGGCCAGCAGGTCCAGCCAGTGGACGGTCATCTTCGCGGTGGCGGTCGTCAACGTGCCGATCTTCGCCCGACTGCTGCGCGGCTCGATGCTGGCGCAGCGGGAGAGTGACCACGTGCTGGCCGCTCGGGCGCTCGGCGTCAAGGGACGGTCCATCGTGTTGCGGCACATGCTGCCCAACGCGATGACCGCGGTGATCGTGCAGGCCACGCTCACCCTCTCCACCGCCATCCTGGAGGCCGCGTCGCTGTCCTTCCTCGGTCTCGGCGACCCGGACATCAACCGCGCCGAGTGGGGCCTGATGCTCGGTGTGGACGGCCAGCGCTACTTCGAGGTCCGGCCCGAGCTGGCGTACTACCCGGCCGTCGCGATCATCATCGTCGCGCTCGGCTTCACCCTGCTCGGCGAGGCGATGCGCGAGGCGCTCGACCCGAAGAACCGGCGGTGA
- a CDS encoding ABC transporter permease, whose amino-acid sequence MLRVIVRRLLQLVVTLIALSALIFIWLRNLPGGPVEALLGERATPERRALLIKALGYDQPILVQYGKFMQRVLSGDFGNSIRTGDPVSEVIGRAFPATIELALVAMIIAVGLGVPLGYLAARHRGRLLDNLSIAGTLLGISIPIFFLGYLLKDVFTQNIHWFPPSGRISTGVDNTEVTGFFVLDGLLTREFDATADALWHLILPAFTLATIPLAVIVRITRASVLDVLNEDFVRTAEAKGLRHKTIRGRHILRNALLPVVTIIGLQTGALLSGAVLTEKVYNWGGLGTLITDSISGGRDYPVLQALILLAALVFVVVNLLVDLSYAFIDPRVRVR is encoded by the coding sequence ATGTTGCGAGTCATAGTCCGCCGCCTGTTGCAGCTGGTGGTGACCCTGATAGCGCTGTCGGCGCTCATCTTCATCTGGCTGCGGAACCTGCCCGGCGGCCCGGTCGAGGCGCTGCTCGGTGAGCGCGCCACCCCTGAGCGCCGAGCCCTGCTGATCAAGGCGCTCGGCTACGACCAGCCGATCCTGGTGCAGTACGGCAAGTTCATGCAGCGGGTCCTGAGCGGCGACTTCGGCAACTCCATCCGGACCGGCGACCCGGTCTCGGAGGTGATCGGCCGCGCCTTCCCGGCCACCATCGAGCTGGCCCTGGTCGCCATGATCATCGCGGTCGGGCTCGGCGTACCGCTCGGTTACCTCGCCGCCCGGCACCGGGGCCGGCTGCTGGACAACCTGAGCATCGCCGGCACCCTGCTCGGCATCTCGATCCCGATCTTCTTCCTTGGCTACCTGCTCAAGGACGTCTTCACCCAGAACATCCACTGGTTCCCGCCATCCGGGCGGATCAGCACCGGGGTGGACAACACCGAGGTGACCGGCTTCTTCGTCCTCGACGGACTGCTCACCCGGGAGTTCGACGCCACCGCCGACGCGCTGTGGCACCTGATCCTGCCGGCGTTCACGCTGGCCACCATCCCACTGGCGGTGATCGTGCGGATCACCCGGGCCAGCGTGCTCGACGTGCTCAACGAGGACTTCGTCCGCACGGCCGAGGCGAAGGGCCTGCGGCACAAAACCATCCGGGGCCGGCACATCCTGCGCAACGCCCTGCTGCCGGTGGTCACCATCATCGGCCTGCAGACCGGCGCGCTGCTCTCCGGCGCGGTGCTCACCGAGAAGGTCTACAACTGGGGCGGCCTGGGGACGCTGATCACGGACTCGATCAGCGGCGGCCGTGACTACCCGGTCCTCCAGGCGCTGATCCTGCTGGCCGCGCTGGTCTTCGTGGTGGTCAACCTCCTGGTCGACCTCTCCTACGCCTTCATCGACCCGAGGGTGCGTGTGCGATGA